A window of Paenibacillus sp. 19GGS1-52 contains these coding sequences:
- a CDS encoding peptidase U32 family protein — MIKKPELLATAASLEEAAILLNAGADALLIGDDRFGMRLAGHFSLEDTAAVIDMAHAQGCKVYSSLGGLMPNRLLDELPIYVSAIGELGIDGVEFGDPAVLAAVKQEAPGLKLHWNAEMTSTNYATANYWGRKGASRVVLARELNMEEMTEMVPLLEVEAQVQVHGMTNIYHSKRKLVQSYMSHQGRPSDGGSLGKDRGLFLIEAERQDEKFPIYEDENGTHIMSSDDICILEDLHILMEAGVQSLKIEGLLKPIAYNAAVVKAYRKAIDLYAADPESYAFQEEWLDGIKGLQDPERELSFGFFYKEQVF; from the coding sequence ATGATTAAGAAACCGGAGCTGTTGGCGACGGCGGCTTCCTTGGAAGAGGCGGCTATATTACTGAATGCTGGAGCGGATGCTCTGCTAATCGGGGATGACCGTTTCGGGATGAGATTGGCTGGTCATTTCTCGCTGGAGGATACAGCGGCAGTGATAGACATGGCACATGCACAGGGCTGCAAAGTATACTCCAGTCTGGGAGGACTGATGCCTAACCGTCTGCTGGACGAGCTTCCGATCTATGTATCGGCAATTGGAGAGCTTGGGATCGACGGTGTTGAATTCGGTGATCCCGCCGTGCTGGCAGCCGTGAAGCAGGAAGCGCCAGGCCTGAAGCTGCATTGGAATGCTGAAATGACCTCCACCAATTATGCCACTGCTAACTATTGGGGCCGTAAGGGCGCTTCGCGGGTCGTACTGGCCCGTGAGCTGAACATGGAGGAAATGACGGAAATGGTGCCGCTGCTGGAAGTGGAGGCGCAGGTTCAAGTGCACGGAATGACGAACATTTACCATTCCAAGCGCAAGCTTGTACAGAGCTATATGTCCCATCAAGGCCGCCCTAGTGATGGGGGGAGCCTTGGCAAGGATCGGGGTCTCTTTCTGATAGAAGCCGAACGCCAGGATGAGAAGTTCCCGATCTATGAGGATGAGAATGGTACACATATTATGAGCTCTGACGATATTTGTATTTTGGAGGATCTTCATATACTGATGGAGGCTGGTGTGCAGAGTCTCAAAATAGAAGGTTTGTTGAAGCCGATAGCCTACAATGCAGCGGTTGTAAAGGCATACCGTAAAGCCATTGATCTTTATGCTGCTGATCCGGAAAGTTATGCTTTCCAGGAGGAGTGGCTTGACGGAATTAAAGGTTTGCAGGACCCGGAGCGGGAGCTTTCGTTCGGATTCTTTTATAAAGAACAAGTATTTTAA
- a CDS encoding U32 family peptidase yields the protein MGTMTKPQHKGKRYRLDKPELLAPAGNLEKLKFAVHYGADAVYIGGQKYGLRSGADNFSFEEMREGVEFAKKYGAKVFVATNIYAHNEDIAGIEEYLRNLYEVGIAAIIVADPVIVDTARRLVPGLEVHLSTQQSTLNWQAVAFWKEEGLPRVVLGRETSLEEIAEIKKHVDIEIESFIHGAMCSSYSGRCTLSNHFTDRDSNRGGCCQSCRWKYDLFEDARPEGPWVSEEEQAEALQSPEPLQPGVTQLPLHQPEDNPFSMGSKDLCMLESIPELIEAGIDSFKIEGRMKSIHYVATVVNAYRKAIDAYMADPEGYELKQEWLDELNKAANRPLNTGFFYDTPDHEDHIYEPEEKATPFDFAGLVLEYDADSGTALIQQRNNFKPGQQVEFFGPNNTLFKQTVGELWDEEGNVLDAARHPLQRVRLKVDQPVAYFDMMRKRKSS from the coding sequence ATGGGAACCATGACAAAGCCGCAGCATAAGGGCAAACGTTACCGTCTGGACAAACCGGAGCTCCTCGCTCCGGCAGGTAATTTGGAGAAGTTGAAATTCGCTGTGCATTATGGCGCGGACGCAGTTTATATCGGAGGTCAGAAATACGGCCTGCGTTCAGGAGCAGACAATTTCAGCTTCGAGGAAATGCGTGAAGGCGTGGAATTCGCCAAGAAATATGGTGCCAAGGTATTTGTTGCAACGAACATTTATGCTCACAATGAAGATATCGCCGGGATTGAAGAATACCTGCGTAACTTATATGAAGTCGGCATCGCTGCTATTATTGTGGCAGATCCTGTTATTGTGGATACAGCGCGTCGCCTGGTACCGGGGCTGGAGGTGCATCTCAGCACCCAACAGTCCACCTTGAACTGGCAGGCTGTAGCCTTCTGGAAGGAAGAAGGTTTGCCACGTGTAGTGTTGGGTCGGGAGACTAGTCTGGAAGAAATCGCTGAGATTAAAAAGCATGTCGATATCGAAATCGAAAGCTTCATTCATGGCGCGATGTGTTCCTCTTATTCTGGACGCTGCACGCTGTCCAATCACTTCACAGACCGCGATTCCAATCGCGGAGGCTGCTGTCAATCCTGCCGCTGGAAATATGACCTGTTCGAGGATGCGCGTCCTGAAGGTCCATGGGTGTCGGAGGAAGAGCAGGCCGAGGCGCTGCAATCTCCAGAGCCTTTGCAGCCAGGTGTGACTCAACTGCCGCTGCATCAACCTGAGGATAATCCTTTTTCAATGGGATCTAAGGATCTGTGTATGCTCGAAAGCATCCCTGAGCTGATCGAAGCAGGGATTGACAGCTTCAAGATTGAGGGCCGGATGAAATCCATTCATTATGTGGCTACGGTCGTCAATGCATACCGTAAGGCTATTGACGCCTATATGGCAGACCCTGAGGGCTATGAACTGAAACAGGAATGGCTGGATGAGCTCAATAAGGCGGCGAACCGTCCGCTGAATACAGGTTTTTTCTATGACACACCGGATCATGAGGATCATATTTATGAGCCTGAAGAAAAGGCGACTCCATTTGATTTTGCAGGATTGGTCTTAGAGTATGATGCGGACAGCGGTACAGCACTGATTCAGCAGCGCAATAACTTCAAGCCGGGACAACAGGTGGAGTTCTTTGGCCCGAATAATACACTGTTCAAACAGACGGTGGGAGAACTGTGGGATGAGGAAGGCAATGTGCTTGATGCCGCACGTCATCCGTTGCAGCGTGTACGACTGAAAGTGGATCAGCCAGTTGCATATTTTGATATGATGCGGAAGAGGAAGTCTTCTTAA